taaaaattaattttattgtgCACCCTGTATAGGTGCACCAGGTGCCCTCCGAAGTCCTGCTGCTCTACCTATACTCGGAGAAGAGTAGTGGTCGATGCGTGGCGCCTGTACTCTGCGGTCCCCATCGGGGGGTGGCCCAAACTATAAACCATTCCCCGTACAATTTTTGTCGGTAAAAATTCTAGCGTGTGATAGTCATATCCAaccaattaaattatatttttaaatttcatccaTCCAATCATAATGTTTaaataaattacttttattataattttttgaaaaaaatatgtgATTGCCTAGATATAGTCATATGAgtgagggcttttttttttgcatttagcctcctaataattttattcttttataaacagttttataaaatttatatttataaatttatcctATCTACGCCACGTAAGCATAATTCCTGGCACATGTGGTAAGTCAAATATAATGTAttattcaccgtatttagacaTGACGAATAATTCTCTGTGTTTAAGCTAAATTTGTACCGTTCCTATGTTTACGTACTTATACATTTTGCGGGGTCTATCTAGTGCGGTATAGATGAGCTAAACACGGTAAATGATTTACCATGTTTAAACatgatgaatgattcaccgtgtgtAAACACGATAAATCATTCATTGTATTTAATGCAACCCCCACCCCAGCAgtgttttattatatttagaacAATAAATCCAACACAACATCAACACAACAATACAATATTAACAGAACATCAATATCATATCATCACAACTACATATCCAAAAATAGAGCAAGTTTGTtcgataatataaaaaatttcgtacggtttaaaatttataaaatataatatcatatccTCCTCTTAGTCCTTCTTTCTCGACCATGTCCATCTATACGCCCCCGACCACGaccgatattatttacctagtaatttttcgatatcatttacctagtgatcgaaagggttttAAAATCAACGgtggaaataaaaatctcacaaaaaattatgatataatACTAAAGTTTTCATCagtattaataatatttcagcctagctaattctctctctctctctctctctctctctatctctcgctctctctctctctctctctatctctttctctctctctctctctctctctctctatatatatatatatagagtccagctatggtgcttgtaaaagcactaaacacttggtgcttgtaagttttttaccgttagatctacttctcggatcattttcaaccattagattatactattcaaccaaccacccactcaatcctagatggcccacatcatcctaaccgcatatctcttaattcaatggctaaaaatctacaagcaccaaaaacttggtacttttaaaagcataagagctcaattatatatatatatatagagagagagagagagagagagagaaagagagagagagagagagagagagagagagagcatataTGTGCGTATGTATGTAGAGTCTGGCTGTGATAccatcgatagcaccaaacatttggtgctatcgagttttccgccattagatttaaccattttattattttcacttgttagattatattattcaaccaataactcaATCAATTttagggggtccacatcatcttaatcgtatattttttcatccaaaaatcgAAAATCTAATAGTATGAATAGTTTGAtagtattaataatatttcagcctaactatttctctctctctctctctctctctctctctctctctctctctctctctctctctctctctatatatatatatatatatatatatatatatatatatatattgatagagAGAGAACAAAAGAGTAGAGTTACTATGTTTTGAAAGCACCAACTAAATCAATTAGATGTACATGCTTTCCAAAAGTTTTTTTCACTGCtgtgaataaaattattattttagacgGAAACAAAGCGGCGTTATTAAAAAGTGCTCATTGATATGGCATCAAAATAGTCAACAATAATTTTGTACTTAATGCTGTTTATTCTGCATGGCATCAACAAGAAAAATCATCTTCTTCACAAAGCAACCACACAACAGAACCATTTATCATGTCGAAACTCGAAACCAATCTCATCAAGAACATAAGAGAaactgcaggaaaaaaaaaaaaatcattcagtgtttcaatcaaacaaaataaaaggaaaagctCACACACCAACTATTATAAGAAATTAAGAACCATGCATCAAACTCGATTCAATGTAGCGACGGCggagaaggcggcggcggcccagaaGAAAAGTTGTTCTGTTGGTAGTACGACAGCACGGTGTAAACAGTCTGCATGATAGTCAGGAAGAGAAGAATGCTGGCAGCGGCGAGGGGAACAGCTGCCAAGGGGCTCCTGAAGTAGGCGTAGGTACGGACAAGGTTGGCGCGCAACCTTCTCCACGGCTTCTGACGGTAGCTGCTGACCATGCGGTGCACGTCGTCGAGCGAGCTCTCCGGGTCGAGCACCAGGTCCTTGGACAGCCTGTTGAACATCTCGGCCACCGCCTTGTCGCTTTCGATGAGATGCCGTATGATCCCTTGGGAATTCAGCAGGCTCACGTCCTTGGCGGAATTGATGATGCCGGTCATGAGGTACATGTAGCAGGTGACCTCGGCGCCGGCGTCGATGTGGAGGCTCTCGAAGGCCATGAGGTTGAGGAACATGTACTCGGTCCCGTCATCCACCATGATGACCGGCAGGCTGAGCACGCCGTGACTGAATTGGATGTCGCGCAGGCTCTGGGTCTCGCTCTTCTTGAAACGGAGGCCGGCCTCGTAAAGCTCCACGGCTGGCCGGATGATGTGGCTTGAGGCCAGCTCGGCATCGGTCAGGGGACGCGAGCAACGGGGTGGGCTTTGGAGGAGCATGCTCTTCCGGAACACGTCCAGAGGGTGCAGGCCCATGCCCACGCCTGCCGCCAGGGGCTGCGAAGCTGTTGCCAGGAATTCGAGCACCAGCCTGTTGATCCGGTCCCCATTCTGATCCAATTAATCGACATTGCAGAAAAACAGAAAGTTACTCAACACTACTCTTGAAAGAAACCAAAAGCTACAGATTGGCCAGTCTCGAATCTCGATCAGCGGCAAATCAAACTATAGAATTAAGAGGCTCCCAAGAATTCATTAATTAATgaaggttttatttttttttttttttctattgttttgtgcatatatatattagtcaGTGAAATCATTTGACATACATACAATGTAAATCTTTCAAAttgcccatatatatatataatagttagtTTTCATACTGGTCCCATGCACGCACAACTTATTAGCAAATTAATCCGAAGAGCTAGCGTTTCGGGAATAAATATATGGATTGCTTTTGAAACGGAAAATACGGAGGTACGTACCGGCGGTTGTCCGGTTTCGACAGCAACGAGCTTCTTCAGGAGCAGCAGAGGCAGCTGGTTCTCGATAATTAGCATGTCGCTCCGTATGCACGGAAAGATGTAGAGCAGCCCATGCCTGCTGAATATCGGGTCGTTGGACGCGTAGTTGCCGGCCAGGTATGCGGTCTCCCGCATCACCTCCAACATGAAGCACCCGTCCACGATCATAAGCTTCACGAATCGATCCTCGTTAATGAACACCTCATCCAGTTTCTGATACGCGTCCTGCAGCTGCTGCACCTCCTCGTACATGGCCGCCGCGAGGTCATCGAACCGCACTTTGACGCGCTTGACAAAGTGCATCAGCGCCCGCTGCTTGTGCTCCTCCATGGGCCGCAGATGTGGCTCACCGTGGTGGAACGGGCCGAAGGACACGACCTGTGGCGAGTATGCGTCGCGGTTGAGATTTTTGATGTGGGAAGGCACTCTGTATATGGAATGCTTGCTCCAGTACCGCTTCTCCGTCTCCGGCGATATGTCCGTGTCCGCGATCCGGTTGCACATATCCACCACCCATTGCTGCTGCTCCTCTTCGGTGCCCATTACTGCaccataattaattataactcaAAGCTATATGTAGCAAGATAATATCTATACATACATGTtgacggttgtttcacatggtatcagagcaggaggtcctgagttcgagtcacgtcaggctcctagcatattaatttcctcctatttaatttaagcccacgtcatgggccgactaaaaagtttcgagtccagacgtgagggggagtgttaaatataaaaatgtttaaacaccgttctctaatagcttaagtttttagagtacaacggttgtttcacatggtatcagagcaggaggtcctgagttcgagtcacgccaggcttctagcatattaatttccttctatttaattcaagcccacgtcatgaaccgattaaaaagtctcgagcccagacgtgagggggagtgttaaatataaaagtgtttatataattttatattcaacacacaCATAActtatttcttcaaattttgcaCAAGCACACACAActtatttcttcaaattttccACAAGCGTTACGTATGTATGTGTGGGTAAGTTAAAATTTTGCACAATTTATCAAAAGTTGTACTTGAAGTACGTACCATAAGAATTAATCACCCTTTGCAAGtcaacaaataaattaatatattatgaatctaaaattatttgtaaaaaatatgTACATGTTGCGCCTCCACCATTCGCGGCCTAGGttataaatattcatatatttagAAGCTAAATGAGCTCTACCTGTAAAAGCAAGCTAAGTACAAGAAACAAGTTTCCAAAGGCACAGGAAATCGAGCTTTGGAGATGGCAAATGAAGTCAACATTGATGAGATTTCACGACAAGAAGAGtctgaaacaaccgttgtactctaaaaaagaatagtattttaaatatttttatatttaacacttcccCTCATGTCTGgatgactcgaactcagaacctcctgctctgatatcatgtgaaacaaccggtgtattctaaaaacttaaattgtTAAAGAacagtgtttaaacatttttatatttaaccaCTACAACATTTTGTATTAAAGGTGGCTTTTATGGGTACCTATAGCGGCTTTTTGAAAAGCCGCAATAAAAAGTACCGGCTTTTCTGAAAAAGCCACAAAAAAAGCCGGTGAAAACTGAGTCGGTATAGGTCTATGTCAATATAACGGCATCTTGCAAAAGCCGCATTTTAGTGCCTATAGCGGCTTTTTGAAAGCCACTATCAGCATTTAAATTGTGGCACTACTATAGCCGCCTTTGATTATCTATAGCGGCTTTTTGCCACAATACTGTAATTTCTACCGTTTTTAAAAGTTATGGCAATTAAAAAGCCGCCTTTAATTAGTATAGCGGTATTTGGTGTGCCACAATGTTATAGTTTTTGCGGCTTTTTGATGctgttaataaaattatattgtgGCTTTTTGAAAGCTGTTAATTTGCATATACAATGACTTTTTATAAAGCTACAATTGATTGAAATATAGAGactttttaatatgtatattaacTAGGAATAGTAGTTGTATGAAAGATACAATACAAAAATGACACATTCATAGCAAAAAAAGTTGTTTCATTCATATATAAGCCAAGAGTATTGAATGAAACCAAAATACTAATTGTTCCTCACATTCTCAACatcaataaaatgataaaaaactctaatattcaaaaatagttttttagaaATGACACAGTAGctcaaaacataaaatgatGCTAAAGGACATAGTAGGtccaaaaacaaaagaaataatcAACTATCACTGGAAGGATTTGATGATGCTGACGTATAGCAAGTTCCCGAAGACTCAAGATTCTGTAACAAAAACGAAAATttctttaataaaataagaatatagttAACAATTAAAACATAATGATAAAATCGATAAAATTATCTAGATACAAATTCCACGAAgaattgtatataatatatagatcaCTTTCTCATTATTAGGAGAGATTTCCTTTTCATTCTTTATGAAGAAAAGAACATAACAAACCAGCAAAGCTTATTTATTAGGTGCCAAGTGCCATGCATCCAAATATTAAGATGATatgacaaattaaattttgtgatAGCTTTCCAATCTCTCGCTGTGCATCTGTCACCCTAGGAGTAGTAGATTAGAGCTACAAATCACCTTTCCTATATGATTTATCAGAGCTACAAATCTCTCATTTAACAAGAAACTTTTCTCTTTGCTTGTTTTTCTCTACAGAATTAGCCTAAGGAGTCAATGCTATTCCGATGCATTCAGTTGAGAGATTACATAGAAGGTTACTCCCATATTGGACACAAATTAAAATTctgatgtatatatattatgagaaaTTTCTTTATCTATCAATTTAAGCTCTCCAACTTGGCATGTGTTTTTTAACATAGTATCAAACtcaagagaaattaaaaaaatcttcaCTCCACACACAAACAAAAGCTACATTATTTAATATACGACATTATTtaagtttagataaaaaatttcaaaatgcaATATAGTTCATTATATTTAGACCATGAATGAATAGCATGGAAACAATTTAAAAGAAGAAACCTGAAGTTTTTTGGAAGAGGCAAATAATTGACCTAAGTTGGACACTGGGTCGAACCACGATGCCGGATCTCTACCAAGCTATGGCCCATGTAATCCTAAGGGAAAAAGATTTTTCGGGCAACTGCAGCATTGGGGTTATTCGAGTACCTCGCTTATTCTACGTAAAAAGAATAACAAACTTTTAGAGCCGTTAGTCTAATAAGCATTATTAAGAAAGTATAGAGGAAAATAAAGCTTAAAAGAATTAAACGAGACGTCATATtaagtaatataaaaaaaatgagagagataTACATAACCATATGATATTTCTACATTCCGTTGAAAGACATTAGTCTGAATTGATGCTAACCTTGCAAGAAAAGCTAATTCTTGTTTCTCCCGGATATCGGCCTTGAGCTTGAAGCAACCCAccaaaaagaggaagaaatgcACTACTAGTCAACACCTCACCAGCCACATATGTGAGCTGCCCATTTGGAAACTGCAAATCCAGAAACGACTGGGACAAAGCACCAAATCAGCAACTTTGTGTGTCAAATACAACCGatttttatttgtcaagaagacaTCCTTTCCCATTTTTTGAAGATAAAACATTAGACATTTTGGCTGAAATGGTTTTAGCAGGATTTCATAGTAGATAATCCTTCTATGAAAACATGCATAtacttttatgaaaaaaaaatcattacatatacttcacacacacacacacacacacacacacacaccccacacacacacctatatatatatatatatatatatatatatatatatatatatatatatatatatatatatatatactcttttcatttttattatttaatcatattaaGCTCAAATCAAAATTTCTTATGTGTTGTATTGTTGGggaacaaattaaatttaaatatttgttcgCAGGCTGTGTGCACAGAAGCAGGCGTCTTGCTTTATAACCGTGCAAGTTATGTAGTTCGAGGATAAAAGATGAATACATACATTTGCAGTGGCTTGGTTAACAGCAATTGGCTACAACTGTATGAACCAAGCATTTTTggtctttcctcttttttttcttttccatttttggTATATTGAGAATGCTAACAGCCGACAATGATAATGGCAGCATAGGAGCCCATCCAAAGGCACACAAAtcatgttaatttttattttttttaaaaaaaaataatagtacttAAAGGAGGCCTCAGATTTTGCATCAAAGAAACAACTGCTATTATAAAGACAATCTTGTTTCAAACTCAAATCTGAGAAGGCATAAGACAAAACCAACGCTCGAAGCATTCTCTCATCGGCCCTAATGCAAGAATACCATACTTCCCTAATTGGAATGGGTATCTGAAACTATATTCTTAGAAAATTAGACAAAGTACTAATTATAATGCTTTACATATGTTCATATATTGATTCCGACATCATCACAAACTACATCAAAAAAAGCACCAAAAATAGCATAATTCAAGCAGAAATTTGAGAATGCACCACAATTACATAATAATTTGTGATCCACCAAACAAAGCAACAACATAATAATTCGTGATCCAGCAAGTCTTTCGCCATGACAACACAAAGGAACAGAGTCACataatgattcaatttagaAGTCTAAGTTACAAACTCAAAAAAACATCAATATATCATTTAGcaaccaaatcaaaccaaattccTCAAATTAAAAACTCTAACAAACAAAGAAGATCCTAAACTACATAATGAAGAACCAATTCAAAGCGATTACGAGAAGGAACCCCGAACTACACCAAAAAAGCACCAAAACAccaaaattgagaaaaaatttATGGACGCCTTCAATTACACCTAACAGGAGCATTGGCTTAATCAAAggaccaaaaaaatttaaaaaaaatcttcataAAATCCACACGATCCAACAACATTACAATCCACCAACTTTCAAcacaaaaacaaagaagaatatAATCACACAACAATTCATGGCACTAAGCACTCGAATCACAACCAAATTCTTTACCAAAAAACCTATGGGACAATTACGGCTCAACTTACCAAAAAAGAAGTAGCAAAGAGGGATCACGAAGGTCGACGAATGATCCCTCCCAATGCGGCGATCGCGTGCGAGGTCGAGAGGACGCGGGTGAGTCAGGAGGAGACGGAGTGGGAGAGTGGGCAATGGGGTTGGAGGAAACGGAGTGGGAAAGAGGGCGATGGGGTAGGTAGCCATTTGGGTCTGTGCGAAGGggaggaagagagggagagagagaaagagaaagagaaagagatgggtAATTAATTATGGGCTAGGCCCAGGAAGAGAAAAGGGAAATATATAGTTTGGACTAATATTTTGGGCCGGCCCATATCAAAAAGCCGCTAAATAAATGTCGCCTTTTAACTAATTTCCTGTAGtgaacactccccctcacgtctgagctcgagactttttaatcggcccatgacgtggacttgaattaaatgggaggaaattaatatgttaggagcctggcgtgactcgaactctggacctcctgctctgatactatgtgaaacaaccgttgtactctaaaagcttaagctgttagaaaatggtgtttaaatatttttatatttaacagaggacttactaatagtcaGTGAGTTATGACATAATTAACTTATgtgtaaatattatattactaatttaattttattaattaaattagtattGAGCTCAAGccgaattaaattaaaatttaatagatcGAATTGATTAGtgataagaaaattttaattctagtattattcttattcttaattAGCTACTATTAGTTGTAAATTGGATTATTTCTCGGACgtaccctttttttaaaaaaattctagctGCCACTCCTCTCCATTGTTCTCTCCTCAAGTAGAGTTAATTATAATAAGATCCATTAGTAGAATTAGCACCTAAGTGAGTATTTCCATCAAATCAGTAATCTTAgcaatatatatgttttacaTCATAATTTCACATAGTttatataattctaatcttttttggGGACTTCCATGCAAAATGCATTGAAATTATTAGTTTAGAGCCATAGGGATTTATACCCAAATACTCAtatttagggcctgtttgtttctCCGAAGACAAAGTTCATATTAGAAGCTTAAGGCatgtttttgttcttttctctcACTATTTATTTTCGTAATTGACTTCGATCTAGGATGGGCCGAGAAATTTTAATTTCGATGGAAGGTAGAATTATCATGAGCCAAACAGCAAAAGTGAATATTATATCATCGAAAATTGCTTAATTCATCTGCACTTTTCGTGAAACAAATACTTCATCAGTGATGTGGTTGCATCTTCACTTTTCTTTGGTCGTCAAAGAGTGAATTTGTATTgcaccttcttttttttgttttttttggttgaaaatttgaaagcaaACAAACCAATCAAAGTTACAAGGCCAGCTTAAACACAGCATCATGTGCTggattgtttgatttttttgggTCATTGTACAATTTGATAGGGATAGATCGAAAATAGTCTTAACGCGTAATAAATAAGGAGATTCCCCTTGTCTAAAGGATGTGACCATTTTTGCTCCTTAATAAAATACACTAATTTCACACTTGAGAATTTAGGACTCGTTTGGTGTCTTggttttttttaccttttcttttaatttttttaaacagtaattctttataattttgatgtgtcaggataaaaatttataggctGCCTTTGGTTCCAATATAAATAAGAATCGTTTGTTCCAGAGATAGGTCCAAGTTCAGGTATAAAGAGGATCTAGACTAATTTTGCATTTTGATGAAAATTACGTTGTTTTTagaaataaggtaaatagtgttttgATGATTAGATtagaacaagaggaataagagttataatttgaaattaaaattatattatgtaattaattaacattaaaatattacttaaaaataaataataaattaattattaataattattaataattattaataataaattataaataattaattatctaattattaataataataattattaataaataataataagtactaattattattattaattaattataaataataaattaataataatatcgattatttaattattaataataataattattaatatttatttataaatattaataataatNattattaattattattattaattaattataaataataaattaataataatatcgattatttaattattaataataataattattaatatttatttataaatattaataataattaattataaataataaattaataataatattgattatctaattattaagaataataattattaataattaattataagtaataaatt
The nucleotide sequence above comes from Ananas comosus cultivar F153 linkage group 17, ASM154086v1, whole genome shotgun sequence. Encoded proteins:
- the LOC109723442 gene encoding UPF0481 protein At3g47200-like, coding for MCNRIADTDISPETEKRYWSKHSIYRVPSHIKNLNRDAYSPQVVSFGPFHHGEPHLRPMEEHKQRALMHFVKRVKVRFDDLAAAMYEEVQQLQDAYQKLDEVFINEDRFVKLMIVDGCFMLEVMRETAYLAGNYASNDPIFSRHGLLYIFPCIRSDMLIIENQLPLLLLKKLVAVETGQPPNGDRINRLVLEFLATASQPLAAGVGMGLHPLDVFRKSMLLQSPPRCSRPLTDAELASSHIIRPAVELYEAGLRFKKSETQSLRDIQFSHGVLSLPVIMVDDGTEYMFLNLMAFESLHIDAGAEVTCYMYLMTGIINSAKDVSLLNSQGIIRHLIESDKAVAEMFNRLSKDLVLDPESSLDDVHRMVSSYRQKPWRRLRANLVRTYAYFRSPLAAVPLAAASILLFLTIMQTVYTVLSYYQQNNFSSGPPPPSPPSLH